A stretch of Thermomicrobiales bacterium DNA encodes these proteins:
- a CDS encoding electron transfer flavoprotein subunit alpha/FixB family protein: MPDMASGVLVVVETSAGEIRESSLELIGPAKALAGDGGVTALVIGSGIDGVAADVAGRGVDRVLAADDEALSRYTVDGYAAAIDAAIGQVDPALVLLAGTTSGRDLGPYLAARADSVCLTDCTAVRWDGATLVGTRPVYQGKMLTDVSTTPSGAAFAVLRSGANPVAAAGQGSAPVEALSVDLGDNLRVKVLEVAVPPAGDSSLDSADTVVVGGRGVGSAEGFAMIEGLAAALDGAVGATRAVTDLGWRPHSEQIGQTGKVVRPKLYIGVGVSGAVQHTVGMQGSETIVAINRDKDAPLFKLAEIGVVGDLNEIVPALTQEIKAARGK, encoded by the coding sequence ATGCCAGATATGGCGAGCGGCGTGCTGGTCGTCGTTGAGACGAGCGCCGGGGAGATCCGGGAATCCTCACTGGAACTGATTGGGCCGGCCAAAGCGCTGGCTGGTGATGGCGGCGTAACCGCGCTGGTTATTGGCAGTGGCATTGACGGCGTGGCTGCTGATGTTGCTGGCCGCGGTGTCGATCGGGTGCTGGCGGCAGACGACGAGGCGTTGTCGCGCTACACGGTCGATGGCTACGCGGCAGCGATTGATGCGGCGATCGGGCAGGTTGATCCGGCGCTGGTCCTACTGGCCGGCACGACGTCTGGGCGCGACCTCGGGCCGTACCTGGCCGCGCGCGCCGACAGCGTCTGCCTGACCGACTGCACGGCGGTGCGCTGGGATGGCGCGACGCTGGTCGGGACGCGGCCGGTTTATCAGGGCAAGATGCTGACCGATGTTTCGACGACGCCGAGCGGTGCGGCATTTGCCGTGCTACGGAGCGGCGCGAATCCGGTCGCGGCGGCTGGGCAGGGGTCTGCGCCGGTCGAGGCGCTCAGCGTCGATCTTGGCGATAACCTGCGGGTGAAGGTGCTGGAAGTGGCTGTGCCGCCGGCTGGGGACTCAAGCCTCGACAGCGCCGATACGGTCGTTGTCGGCGGGCGTGGCGTTGGCTCTGCCGAGGGATTCGCGATGATCGAGGGCCTGGCTGCGGCGCTGGACGGCGCAGTCGGTGCGACGCGCGCGGTGACCGACCTCGGCTGGCGACCGCATTCCGAACAGATCGGCCAGACCGGCAAGGTTGTGCGACCGAAGCTGTACATCGGCGTCGGCGTCAGCGGTGCGGTGCAGCACACCGTCGGCATGCAGGGCTCCGAGACGATCGTCGCGATCAACCGCGACAAGGACGCCCCGCTGTTCAAGCTGGCCGAGATCGGCGTCGTCGGTGACCTGAACGAGATCGTCCCGGCACTGACGCAGGAGATCAAGGCAGCGCGAGGCAAGTAG